Proteins co-encoded in one Ruegeria pomeroyi DSS-3 genomic window:
- the hemF gene encoding oxygen-dependent coproporphyrinogen oxidase, which yields MFETEKSTASAWFRDLRDQIVAAFEGLEDSHAEGPFSEMAPGRFEVTETTRQSDDGSDAGGGLMSVMRGGRVFEKVGVNISTVYGTLGERAQAAMAARKGIPGMADDPRFWASGISLVAHMQNPHVPAVHMNTRMFWTPHAWWFGGGSDLNPCIEYAEDTAHFHATQRAHLDPHGSEHYPRLKAWADEYFYIPHRKRARGVGGIFMDDLCTGDWQADFALTQDIGRAFLPAYLSLVERRRVQPFDEAEKEAQLVHRGLYAEYNLVYDRGTKFGLETGHDANAVLMSLPPLAKWI from the coding sequence ATGTTCGAGACCGAGAAATCCACCGCCTCTGCCTGGTTCCGCGACTTGCGCGACCAGATCGTCGCCGCCTTCGAGGGGCTGGAGGACAGCCATGCCGAGGGGCCGTTCAGCGAGATGGCGCCGGGCCGGTTCGAAGTGACCGAGACCACGCGGCAATCCGACGACGGTTCGGACGCGGGCGGCGGGCTGATGAGCGTGATGCGCGGCGGGCGCGTGTTCGAAAAGGTCGGCGTGAACATCTCGACCGTCTATGGCACGCTGGGCGAGCGGGCGCAGGCGGCGATGGCCGCGCGCAAGGGCATTCCCGGGATGGCGGACGATCCGCGCTTCTGGGCCTCGGGCATCAGCCTGGTGGCACATATGCAGAACCCGCATGTGCCGGCGGTGCATATGAACACGCGGATGTTCTGGACTCCACATGCCTGGTGGTTCGGGGGCGGTTCGGACCTGAACCCCTGTATCGAATACGCCGAGGACACGGCGCATTTCCACGCCACGCAAAGGGCGCATCTGGATCCGCATGGGAGCGAGCATTACCCGCGTCTGAAGGCCTGGGCGGACGAGTATTTCTATATCCCGCACCGCAAGCGGGCGCGCGGCGTCGGCGGCATCTTCATGGATGATCTCTGCACTGGCGACTGGCAGGCGGATTTCGCGCTGACCCAGGATATCGGGCGCGCCTTTCTGCCGGCCTATCTGTCGTTGGTGGAACGCCGCCGGGTACAGCCTTTCGACGAGGCCGAGAAAGAGGCACAGCTGGTGCATCGCGGGCTCTATGCCGAATACAACCTCGTCTATGACCGGGGCACCAAATTCGGGCTAGAGACAGGTCACGATGCCAACGCGGTGCTGATGAGCCTGCCGCCGCTGGCGAAATGGATCTGA
- a CDS encoding CaiB/BaiF CoA transferase family protein, producing MLNGTRIIEIEGLGPGPFAAMLLADLGADVITVHRKGGAVTPGMPERSLLDRGKRSIALDLKDAADIATARALIASADALIEGFRPGVMEKLGLGPADCHALNPALVYGRMTGWGQDGPLSHAAGHDLNYISLSGALWYGSAPGDAPQTPATLVGDIGGGAMYLVTGLLAGLLNARATGQGTVVDAAIYDGSAHMMNLLMSLGQTGSLSETRGHSLLDGPHWSRTYACADGGHVTVQCLEPKFYALFLDRLGLSDDPEFQQQFAPKLWPTLTTRLAALFATQPRDHWADLFLGTDACVAPVLSPHEAQHHPMNAARRTWCEIDGALQAAPAPRFAGRDWRPKPSPARGENTAEILAELAKAAKP from the coding sequence ATGCTGAACGGCACCCGCATCATCGAGATCGAAGGGCTGGGCCCCGGACCCTTTGCCGCCATGCTGCTGGCGGATCTGGGCGCCGATGTGATCACCGTTCACCGCAAGGGCGGCGCGGTGACACCCGGCATGCCGGAACGCTCGCTTCTGGATCGCGGCAAACGCTCGATCGCGCTTGACCTCAAGGATGCCGCCGATATCGCCACCGCCCGCGCCCTGATCGCCAGCGCCGATGCGCTGATCGAAGGCTTCCGCCCCGGCGTGATGGAGAAGCTTGGCCTTGGTCCGGCGGATTGCCATGCGCTGAACCCGGCGCTGGTTTATGGCCGGATGACCGGCTGGGGTCAGGATGGGCCGCTGTCCCATGCCGCTGGGCATGACCTCAACTATATCTCGCTCTCGGGCGCGCTCTGGTACGGCTCGGCCCCCGGCGACGCACCACAGACGCCCGCGACGCTGGTGGGCGATATCGGTGGCGGCGCCATGTATCTGGTCACCGGTCTGCTCGCCGGCCTGCTGAACGCCCGCGCCACCGGGCAAGGCACCGTGGTCGATGCGGCCATCTACGATGGCTCGGCCCATATGATGAACCTGCTGATGAGCCTCGGCCAGACCGGCAGCCTGTCCGAAACACGCGGGCACAGCCTGCTTGACGGCCCGCATTGGAGCCGCACCTATGCCTGCGCCGATGGCGGCCATGTCACCGTGCAATGCCTGGAGCCCAAGTTCTACGCGCTCTTCCTCGACCGGCTTGGACTGTCGGATGACCCCGAGTTCCAGCAGCAGTTCGCGCCGAAACTCTGGCCCACGCTCACGACCCGCCTCGCGGCGCTGTTCGCGACACAGCCGCGCGACCATTGGGCCGATCTCTTCCTAGGTACTGACGCCTGTGTCGCGCCCGTCCTCAGCCCGCACGAGGCCCAGCACCACCCGATGAACGCCGCCCGCCGCACCTGGTGTGAGATTGACGGCGCGCTCCAGGCCGCGCCTGCCCCGCGCTTCGCAGGCCGCGACTGGCGACCAAAACCCAGCCCTGCGCGCGGCGAAAACACGGCCGAGATCCTTGCCGAACTGGCAAAAGCCGCCAAACCCTGA
- a CDS encoding SDR family NAD(P)-dependent oxidoreductase encodes MSFSIAGKTAIVTGAANGIGLAIARQFASAGANVMFADMDEKGLEEQLGDLAEDGNIRYFAGDLRERLTVANLLSATIDAFDQIDILVNGARQVIPTDPLDTEDDSVRVALNQNLFPAYRLSQAVAKRMIKQAGENGEGQAGAIINLTSVAARRTHPDLLAYSVSTAALDQMTRAMAVALAPQRIRVNAIAIGSVMSASLQAALKDNREFRQDIERHTPLGRVAAANELVLTAQYLASDASSFMTGQILTVDGGRTLLDPVAAPAH; translated from the coding sequence ATGTCCTTTTCCATCGCAGGCAAGACCGCCATCGTCACCGGCGCGGCCAATGGTATCGGCCTTGCCATCGCGCGCCAATTCGCCTCGGCCGGGGCCAATGTCATGTTCGCGGACATGGATGAAAAAGGGCTGGAAGAGCAGCTGGGCGACCTGGCCGAGGATGGCAATATCCGCTATTTCGCCGGTGACCTGCGCGAGCGGCTGACCGTTGCCAACCTGCTGTCCGCCACGATCGATGCGTTCGACCAGATCGACATTCTGGTGAATGGCGCGCGGCAGGTGATCCCGACCGATCCGCTGGATACCGAGGACGATTCTGTGCGCGTTGCCCTGAACCAGAACCTGTTCCCGGCCTATCGCCTCAGCCAGGCGGTAGCCAAGCGGATGATCAAGCAGGCCGGCGAAAACGGCGAGGGGCAGGCGGGTGCGATCATCAACCTGACCTCGGTCGCGGCGCGGCGCACACATCCCGACCTGCTGGCCTATTCGGTGTCGACGGCGGCGCTGGATCAGATGACCCGGGCCATGGCGGTGGCGTTGGCGCCACAACGGATCCGGGTCAATGCCATCGCCATCGGCTCGGTGATGAGCGCCTCGCTGCAGGCGGCCCTGAAGGACAATCGCGAATTCCGCCAGGATATCGAGCGGCACACGCCGCTGGGCCGGGTTGCCGCCGCGAACGAGCTGGTGCTGACCGCGCAATATCTGGCCTCGGATGCGTCGAGCTTCATGACCGGGCAGATCCTGACGGTCGATGGTGGTCGCACCCTGCTGGACCCGGTGGCAGCACCTGCGCATTGA
- a CDS encoding DMT family transporter, whose product MTDTAHHRPGAGIAFIMAGMLAISLNDMLVKQLSGSYPLHQIVFTRSAVGIVLSLGLVWAEGGWRILKTKHPFLHALRGLLVVISNMSFFAALAVAPLADVTALFFAAPLFITLLSVPILKERVGPLRLGAVLVGFSGVILMQRPWQGAESLEASRLVLLLPVLSALTYALLQLMTRKLGVTSKASALSVYIQLMFILVGALFYLVAGDGRFVDESSDPSLIFLLRAWTWPSGQDWLFLTGLGLNSAIIGYCLAQAYRQADAATVAPFEYVGLPLAVFWGWMIWGDLPDWEVWAGMTLIAGSGLFVFLRERAKARVVARSEVKGRY is encoded by the coding sequence TGCTGGTCAAGCAGCTGTCGGGTTCCTATCCGTTGCATCAGATCGTCTTTACCCGCTCGGCGGTCGGGATCGTGCTGTCGCTTGGGCTGGTCTGGGCCGAGGGCGGGTGGCGGATCCTGAAAACCAAACATCCCTTCCTGCACGCATTGCGCGGCCTGCTGGTGGTGATCTCGAACATGAGCTTTTTCGCCGCGCTGGCAGTGGCGCCGCTGGCGGATGTGACGGCGCTGTTCTTTGCTGCGCCGCTGTTCATCACGCTGCTGTCGGTTCCGATCCTCAAGGAACGTGTCGGCCCGCTGCGGCTGGGCGCGGTGCTGGTCGGCTTTTCCGGCGTGATCCTGATGCAGCGCCCCTGGCAAGGAGCCGAAAGCCTCGAGGCAAGCCGGTTGGTCCTGCTGCTGCCGGTGCTGTCGGCGCTGACCTATGCGCTGCTGCAACTGATGACCCGCAAACTGGGAGTGACCAGCAAGGCCTCTGCCCTGTCGGTCTATATCCAGCTGATGTTCATCCTGGTCGGCGCATTGTTCTATCTGGTCGCGGGCGATGGCCGGTTCGTTGACGAAAGCTCGGACCCCAGCCTGATCTTTCTGCTGCGCGCCTGGACCTGGCCCAGCGGGCAGGACTGGCTGTTCCTGACCGGGCTGGGCCTGAACTCGGCGATCATCGGCTATTGCCTGGCGCAGGCCTATCGCCAGGCCGACGCGGCAACGGTGGCGCCCTTCGAATATGTCGGTCTGCCGCTGGCGGTGTTCTGGGGCTGGATGATCTGGGGCGACCTGCCGGATTGGGAGGTCTGGGCCGGCATGACGCTGATCGCCGGATCGGGTCTGTTCGTGTTCCTGCGCGAACGGGCAAAGGCGCGCGTGGTCGCGCGGTCCGAGGTCAAGGGGCGTTACTAG
- a CDS encoding winged helix-turn-helix transcriptional regulator, with the protein MKWSDLDHDSCPVARAMSVVGDRWTLLILREAFLGTRRFDGFQDRLGITRHLLAERLKKLEALGLMHRTPYQERPLRHDYRLTPAGRAFGPVMLMLVDWATENLPSDLPPPVRVVSQADGHEVDPVVVDRATGTPLTYETMRLRRT; encoded by the coding sequence ATGAAGTGGAGCGATCTCGATCACGATTCCTGCCCTGTCGCCCGCGCCATGTCGGTGGTGGGTGACCGTTGGACCCTGCTCATCCTGCGCGAGGCGTTTCTGGGCACCCGCCGGTTCGACGGGTTTCAGGACCGCCTCGGCATCACCCGCCATCTTCTGGCGGAACGGCTCAAAAAGCTTGAGGCTTTGGGCCTGATGCACCGCACTCCTTATCAGGAGCGGCCCTTGCGGCACGATTACCGGCTGACCCCGGCGGGACGTGCCTTTGGCCCTGTCATGCTGATGCTGGTCGATTGGGCGACCGAGAACCTGCCCAGCGACCTGCCACCGCCGGTTCGGGTCGTCTCGCAGGCGGACGGGCACGAGGTCGACCCGGTTGTGGTCGACCGCGCCACCGGCACGCCGCTCACCTACGAGACAATGCGGCTCCGGCGAACCTAG
- a CDS encoding adenylate/guanylate cyclase domain-containing protein: MERRLTTILAADLSGYSRLMAADEEGTVTRLRHLFADIVRPDLSREGGRLIKTMGDGMLVEFASPVAALRSAVAILQQVARDQVETAPDTRMLFRVGIHLGDVISDGDDILGDAVNIAARLESLATPGGICISRSVHDQVRGKVDAELIELGPQPVKNIPDPVEVWRVGAEGIACAAEKPAVRAELPAVVILPFDNMSADPEQDFLADGIVEDVTTELSRFRTLTVIARNSAFAYKGSHKDVRQIAEELGVRYVVEGSVRRAGDRLRATAQLIDARTGAHVWADRWDRTMADLFDLQDELTAAILSGVEPELGAHERNLARRKPTDSLTAWEMCQKGYSEFTRYTDEGYSQAHAYYTRAIAADPDFALPHALLARLAWVKVITGRTRDPAAEISTGLDHAAQAIERDDRLEIGYVALGVLLAITGREQDAADALDKAEALNPNNAVLHFGRCHACLFMQRLDCDRLERAARTALRLNPKDPMAWGFWFQLGNAFTFRDIDAAEPEALAAYETACRFANADYFVFMATALKHAKLGNRDKAAHYLAQARERYPALTAEFWRRAFRFPIWSRWVAADEPNIQLLIDLGLPQK; this comes from the coding sequence ATGGAACGCCGCCTGACCACCATCCTCGCCGCCGACTTGTCGGGTTATTCGCGCCTGATGGCTGCGGATGAGGAAGGCACGGTCACTCGCCTGCGCCACCTCTTTGCCGACATCGTCCGGCCCGACCTGTCCCGCGAGGGCGGGCGGCTGATCAAGACCATGGGCGACGGTATGCTGGTCGAGTTCGCCTCTCCCGTCGCCGCCCTGCGGTCGGCTGTCGCCATCCTGCAACAGGTGGCACGCGACCAGGTAGAAACCGCCCCCGATACCCGGATGTTGTTCCGGGTCGGTATCCACCTGGGCGACGTGATCAGCGATGGCGACGATATCCTCGGCGACGCGGTCAACATCGCCGCCCGGCTGGAAAGCCTGGCCACTCCCGGCGGCATCTGCATCTCCCGCAGTGTCCATGACCAGGTGCGCGGCAAGGTCGACGCCGAACTGATCGAACTGGGCCCGCAGCCGGTCAAGAACATCCCCGACCCGGTCGAGGTTTGGCGTGTAGGCGCAGAAGGCATCGCCTGCGCCGCGGAGAAACCCGCGGTGCGCGCCGAACTGCCCGCCGTAGTCATCCTGCCCTTTGACAACATGTCGGCCGACCCGGAACAGGATTTCCTGGCCGACGGCATTGTCGAGGACGTGACCACCGAACTCAGCCGCTTCCGCACCCTGACCGTGATCGCCCGCAACTCTGCCTTTGCCTACAAGGGCAGCCACAAGGACGTGCGCCAGATCGCCGAGGAACTGGGGGTGCGCTATGTGGTCGAGGGTTCCGTCCGACGCGCAGGCGACCGGCTGCGCGCCACCGCGCAGCTGATCGACGCCCGCACCGGTGCCCATGTCTGGGCCGATCGCTGGGACCGGACCATGGCCGATCTGTTCGATCTGCAAGACGAGCTGACCGCCGCCATCTTGTCCGGGGTGGAGCCGGAACTGGGCGCGCACGAACGCAACCTTGCGCGCCGCAAACCCACCGACAGCCTGACCGCCTGGGAGATGTGCCAAAAGGGCTATTCCGAATTCACCCGCTACACCGACGAGGGTTATTCGCAGGCACATGCCTACTACACCCGCGCGATTGCCGCCGATCCGGATTTCGCCTTGCCGCACGCGCTGCTGGCGCGCCTCGCCTGGGTGAAGGTCATTACCGGGCGGACGCGCGACCCGGCCGCCGAAATCTCGACTGGGCTAGACCATGCTGCGCAAGCCATCGAGCGCGACGATCGCCTTGAAATCGGTTATGTCGCGCTGGGCGTCCTGCTGGCCATAACCGGGCGGGAACAGGATGCCGCCGACGCGCTGGACAAGGCCGAGGCACTCAATCCCAACAACGCGGTGCTGCATTTCGGTCGCTGCCACGCCTGCCTGTTCATGCAAAGGCTCGATTGCGACCGGCTGGAACGGGCCGCCCGCACCGCGCTGCGTCTGAACCCCAAGGACCCGATGGCCTGGGGCTTCTGGTTCCAGCTTGGCAACGCCTTCACCTTTCGCGACATCGACGCCGCCGAACCCGAGGCGCTGGCCGCCTATGAAACCGCCTGCCGGTTCGCAAACGCGGATTACTTCGTCTTCATGGCCACCGCGCTGAAACACGCCAAGCTTGGCAACCGGGACAAGGCCGCGCATTACCTTGCTCAAGCGCGCGAAAGATACCCGGCCCTGACGGCTGAATTCTGGCGCCGCGCCTTCCGCTTTCCGATCTGGTCGCGCTGGGTTGCGGCCGACGAACCCAATATCCAGCTCCTGATTGATCTCGGCCTGCCCCAGAAATGA
- the hemE gene encoding uroporphyrinogen decarboxylase: protein MAETKKLLRVLAGEVLDTPPIWMMRQAGRYLPEYRATRAQAGDFLSLCYNPELAAEVTLQPIRRYGFDAAILFADILLVPQALGADLWFETGEGPRLSTIGAQADFDRLKPVDAIHETLSPIYETVRILTRELPSETALIGFAGAPWTVATYMIAGRGTPDQGPAHALREGNPALFDALIARLTAATIEYLSAQIEAGAEVVKIFDSWAGSLKGEAFTKYALEPCREITQALKARHPGIPVIGFPREAGQGYVGFAKATGVDCVALDNSVTPDWAAAHVQVDGCVQGNLASSHMVTGGQALVDETRRIVEAFSKGPHIFNLGHGITPDADPENVQLMIDTVRKG from the coding sequence ATGGCCGAGACAAAGAAACTGCTGCGGGTGCTGGCGGGCGAGGTGCTGGACACCCCGCCGATCTGGATGATGCGGCAGGCCGGACGGTACCTGCCGGAATACCGGGCCACCCGTGCGCAGGCGGGCGATTTCCTGTCGCTGTGCTATAATCCCGAGCTGGCCGCCGAGGTGACGTTGCAACCGATCCGCCGCTATGGGTTCGACGCGGCGATCCTGTTTGCAGATATCCTGTTGGTGCCGCAGGCGCTGGGCGCCGATCTGTGGTTCGAGACCGGCGAGGGGCCGCGTCTGTCGACCATCGGGGCGCAGGCGGATTTCGACCGGCTGAAGCCGGTCGACGCAATCCACGAGACGCTGTCGCCGATCTATGAGACGGTGCGCATCCTGACCCGCGAATTGCCGTCGGAGACGGCGCTGATCGGCTTTGCCGGGGCGCCCTGGACCGTGGCCACCTATATGATCGCCGGGCGCGGCACCCCCGATCAGGGTCCGGCGCATGCGCTGCGCGAGGGCAATCCGGCGCTGTTTGACGCGCTGATTGCGCGACTGACGGCGGCCACCATCGAGTATTTGAGCGCCCAGATCGAGGCGGGGGCCGAGGTGGTCAAGATATTCGACAGCTGGGCCGGGTCGCTGAAAGGCGAGGCCTTCACCAAATATGCGCTGGAACCCTGCCGCGAGATTACCCAGGCGCTGAAGGCGCGCCATCCCGGTATCCCGGTCATTGGATTTCCGCGCGAGGCGGGTCAGGGCTATGTCGGCTTTGCCAAGGCCACCGGCGTTGATTGCGTGGCGCTCGACAATTCGGTGACGCCGGACTGGGCGGCGGCGCATGTGCAGGTGGACGGCTGCGTGCAGGGCAACCTGGCCTCGTCGCATATGGTGACCGGCGGTCAGGCGCTGGTGGATGAGACGCGGCGCATTGTCGAGGCGTTTTCCAAGGGGCCGCATATCTTCAACCTGGGCCACGGCATCACGCCGGATGCGGACCCGGAGAACGTGCAGCTGATGATCGACACGGTGCGCAAGGGTTGA
- a CDS encoding alpha/beta fold hydrolase — MSIADPSGPLDQPTQAEPLTIRLTRAAAAIASRGAPDLSAGLLERIFTTPRRYSVPARERDWMVGARTDHLELAGGLRIPLYRWGSGPTVLLIHGMSGRGSQMAGFTAPLVAAGFSVVAFDAPGHGAAPGRRFSLPEYAQVVLQIAAHLGPLAGAVAHSVGAAAATVAMGAGAEIDRLVYFAPLEDMADQLLRLARFLGFSTRVAGRTQHRLETRLGVPMEALRGRDIARTMTRRLLVFHDRYDRMVPFSDGATLVRHWPGARLITTEGLGHARILRDPDALERTVRFFAGPMSGHESS, encoded by the coding sequence ATGTCGATTGCAGATCCGTCCGGCCCGCTTGATCAGCCCACCCAGGCCGAACCGCTGACGATACGGTTGACAAGGGCGGCCGCTGCCATCGCGTCGCGCGGGGCCCCGGACCTGTCGGCGGGGCTTCTCGAGCGCATTTTCACAACGCCGCGCCGGTATTCGGTTCCCGCGCGTGAACGGGATTGGATGGTGGGTGCGCGAACCGATCATCTTGAACTGGCTGGTGGTTTGCGCATTCCGCTCTATCGCTGGGGGAGCGGGCCGACGGTGCTCTTGATCCACGGCATGAGCGGACGCGGCAGTCAGATGGCGGGTTTTACCGCCCCTCTGGTGGCGGCCGGCTTCAGCGTTGTCGCCTTTGACGCGCCCGGACATGGCGCAGCCCCAGGCAGACGGTTCTCGCTGCCCGAATATGCGCAGGTCGTCTTGCAGATCGCGGCTCACCTCGGCCCCTTGGCCGGAGCCGTGGCGCATTCGGTCGGCGCCGCAGCAGCCACCGTCGCTATGGGCGCGGGCGCCGAAATCGACCGCCTCGTCTATTTCGCGCCTCTCGAGGACATGGCCGACCAGCTGTTGCGGCTTGCGCGGTTTTTAGGGTTTTCGACACGGGTGGCGGGCCGGACGCAACACCGCCTGGAAACCCGGCTGGGCGTTCCGATGGAGGCGCTGCGCGGCCGCGACATTGCCCGCACCATGACCCGGCGCCTGCTGGTGTTTCATGATCGCTACGATAGGATGGTTCCCTTTTCAGACGGTGCCACGCTGGTGCGCCACTGGCCCGGCGCCCGCCTGATCACGACCGAGGGTTTGGGGCATGCAAGGATACTCCGTGATCCCGATGCGCTGGAGCGGACGGTTCGCTTTTTCGCCGGACCTATGAGCGGGCACGAAAGCAGCTGA
- a CDS encoding fatty acid desaturase family protein: MTPGKAYLGTEEIRPLAERSDAMGLWLVAHCWGTIALAVALFGLWPNPLTFALAVVVIGSRQLGLAILMHEAAHNALFRNRRLNDIVGEWLCGRPILAELAAYRHYHLTHHRFTQTDKDPDLVLSSKFPTSHASMQRKFARDLTGRTGIKQLIGQIMMSFRLAGDDEAIKAAASDFAQSFKAPQLWKSLPVFVGIALLISLAGDWWWGLAFWILPYLTWFQFVLRIRNIAEHGATEQSEDPFQNVRTTYAGPIARLLVAPYWVNYHLEHHMIMHVPCYNLPRMHALLLDKGLGGRMKTAPSYGAALREAGWRSA; this comes from the coding sequence ATGACACCAGGCAAAGCCTATCTCGGCACCGAAGAAATCCGACCATTGGCGGAACGTTCTGATGCCATGGGCCTCTGGCTGGTGGCGCATTGTTGGGGCACCATCGCGCTGGCGGTGGCGCTCTTTGGTCTCTGGCCCAACCCGCTGACCTTTGCCTTGGCAGTGGTCGTGATCGGCTCGCGCCAGCTGGGCCTTGCCATCCTGATGCACGAGGCGGCGCATAACGCGCTGTTCCGCAACCGGCGGCTCAACGACATTGTGGGCGAATGGCTCTGCGGCCGCCCGATCCTGGCGGAACTGGCCGCCTATCGCCATTATCACCTGACCCACCACCGCTTTACCCAGACCGACAAGGACCCCGACCTTGTGCTGTCGTCGAAGTTTCCCACTTCACACGCCTCGATGCAGCGCAAATTCGCCCGCGACCTGACCGGGCGCACCGGGATCAAGCAGCTTATCGGCCAGATCATGATGTCCTTCCGCCTCGCTGGCGATGACGAGGCGATCAAGGCTGCGGCTTCGGATTTCGCACAAAGCTTTAAGGCGCCGCAGCTGTGGAAATCGCTGCCGGTCTTCGTCGGCATTGCGCTCTTGATCAGCCTCGCGGGCGACTGGTGGTGGGGGCTCGCATTCTGGATCCTGCCCTATCTTACCTGGTTCCAGTTCGTGCTGCGCATCCGCAACATCGCCGAACATGGCGCCACCGAACAATCCGAGGATCCGTTCCAGAACGTGCGCACCACCTATGCCGGTCCGATCGCACGGCTGCTGGTGGCGCCCTATTGGGTGAACTACCACCTGGAACACCACATGATCATGCATGTGCCCTGCTATAACCTGCCCCGAATGCACGCGCTTTTGCTGGACAAGGGGTTGGGTGGCCGGATGAAGACCGCACCCAGCTATGGCGCCGCCCTGCGCGAGGCCGGGTGGCGCAGCGCCTGA
- a CDS encoding crotonase/enoyl-CoA hydratase family protein, which yields MSVVAYEKDGRIARITLNRPEVMNAINDELPGALAAAVAQADADPGVHVMVLSGAGRAFCAGYDLTYYAEGNGAGEVTQPMPWDPIKDYRFMWANTQHFMSLWRAAKPVVCKVHGFAVAGGSDIALCADMTIMAEDAQIGYMPSRVWGCPTTAMWVYRLGAERAKRMLFTGDKITGRQAADMGLVLEAVPAEHLDDRVEELAARMATVPINQLAMQKLVINQAIEQTGLMQTQRLATIFDGITRHSPEGIHFKERAEAVGWKQAVDERDQGTWDWTANAEIPKGNR from the coding sequence ATGTCCGTTGTTGCCTATGAAAAGGACGGGCGTATCGCCCGGATCACGCTGAACCGGCCCGAGGTGATGAACGCCATCAATGACGAACTGCCCGGCGCGCTGGCCGCAGCCGTGGCGCAGGCGGATGCGGATCCGGGCGTGCATGTGATGGTGCTGTCAGGGGCGGGGCGCGCGTTCTGCGCGGGCTATGACCTGACCTATTACGCCGAGGGCAACGGGGCGGGTGAGGTGACCCAGCCGATGCCCTGGGACCCGATCAAGGATTACCGGTTCATGTGGGCCAATACCCAACACTTCATGTCGCTCTGGCGGGCGGCGAAGCCGGTGGTGTGCAAGGTGCACGGCTTCGCGGTGGCGGGCGGGTCGGATATCGCGCTGTGTGCCGATATGACGATCATGGCCGAAGATGCACAGATCGGGTACATGCCCTCGCGGGTCTGGGGCTGTCCGACAACGGCGATGTGGGTCTATCGCCTGGGCGCCGAACGGGCCAAGCGGATGCTGTTCACCGGCGACAAGATCACCGGGCGTCAGGCGGCGGATATGGGGCTGGTGCTGGAGGCGGTGCCGGCGGAGCATCTGGATGACCGGGTCGAGGAACTGGCCGCGCGTATGGCGACGGTGCCGATCAACCAGCTGGCGATGCAGAAACTGGTGATCAACCAGGCGATCGAGCAGACCGGGCTGATGCAGACGCAGCGGCTGGCGACGATCTTTGACGGTATCACCCGGCACAGCCCCGAAGGCATCCATTTCAAGGAACGCGCCGAAGCAGTCGGCTGGAAACAGGCGGTGGACGAGCGCGACCAGGGCACCTGGGACTGGACCGCAAACGCGGAGATCCCGAAAGGCAACCGCTAG
- the hemC gene encoding hydroxymethylbilane synthase, translating to MKIALPSPASPLKIGTRGSPLALAQAYETRHRLGAAFDLPEDAFEIVVISTTGDNRAMIEADRPLKEIGNKGLFTKEIEEAMLRGDIDIAVHSTKDMPVEQPAGLVLDTFLPREDVRDAFISPGHSAIRDLPLGAVVGTSSLRRKAQLLNRRPDLKVVEFRGNVQTRLRKLSEGVAECTFLAMAGIRRLNMAEVPATAISPDDMLPAIAQGAIGIERRMDDTRAAEMLTAIHHGETGQRLAAERALLAALDGSCETPIAGLAELDGTTLRLRGEVLRPDGSEAITLDRSGDVADGPALGTEMARELLAQAGPGFFDWRG from the coding sequence ATGAAAATCGCACTCCCCTCTCCCGCATCGCCGCTGAAGATCGGCACCCGTGGCTCGCCGCTGGCGCTTGCGCAGGCGTATGAGACCCGCCATCGCCTGGGTGCCGCCTTCGACCTGCCCGAGGACGCGTTCGAGATCGTGGTGATCTCGACCACCGGCGACAACCGCGCGATGATCGAGGCCGACCGCCCGCTGAAAGAGATCGGCAACAAGGGCCTCTTCACCAAGGAGATCGAAGAGGCGATGCTGCGCGGCGATATCGACATCGCAGTGCATTCGACCAAGGACATGCCGGTGGAACAGCCCGCCGGTCTGGTGCTCGACACCTTCCTGCCGCGCGAGGATGTGCGCGACGCCTTCATCTCGCCCGGCCATTCGGCGATCCGCGACCTGCCGCTGGGGGCCGTGGTCGGCACCTCGTCGCTGCGCCGCAAGGCGCAGCTGCTCAATCGTCGGCCCGACCTCAAGGTTGTCGAGTTCCGCGGCAATGTGCAGACACGCCTGCGCAAACTGTCCGAGGGCGTGGCCGAATGCACCTTCCTTGCCATGGCAGGCATCCGACGGTTGAACATGGCCGAGGTGCCCGCCACCGCGATCTCGCCCGACGACATGCTGCCCGCCATCGCACAGGGCGCCATCGGGATCGAACGGCGCATGGACGATACCCGCGCCGCCGAGATGCTGACCGCCATCCACCATGGCGAAACCGGTCAGCGGCTGGCCGCCGAACGGGCGCTGCTCGCTGCACTCGACGGATCCTGCGAGACCCCCATCGCCGGTCTGGCCGAGCTGGACGGCACCACCCTGCGCCTGCGCGGCGAGGTGCTGCGCCCCGACGGGTCCGAAGCGATCACGCTTGACCGCAGCGGCGACGTGGCCGACGGCCCGGCGCTGGGCACCGAAATGGCGCGCGAGCTGCTGGCACAGGCGGGGCCCGGCTTCTTCGACTGGCGCGGCTGA